The DNA window GCCAGCTCCGACGCCTCGAGAGGCGTCATCTCCCCGCGCATCCAGTCGCGCGCCTGCAGAGCTTGGATGGCAGAGCGCCTCGTTCCGTCTCGCGCGCTCCGCTCGGTGACACCGCCTGCGTCACCGCGGCTCAGCGCCCTTGCTGCCCCATCACGGGCTTGCTCTGCGGCGCCTGCTTCAGATCCCACTGCTCCTGTTCCCGCTGCGCACGCGCGATCTGGAGCGATCGCTGCGCATCCTGCTTGGCGTGACGGAGCACCGCCGTCGCCTGCTTGTCGTCCCCCTCTTCCAGCAGCTTCCTCGCCTGGTAGAGCTGCTCGCGCGCCATCCGGAGGTGCAACGCCGCGCGCTCCGACTGCGCGGCGCCGGCTTCCTCGGCCAGCCCGATCGCCGATTTGGTCTCCGTCATCTGCTGAGACGCCAACCTCGCCGTGCTGCTCATGCAGCCGGCGAGCCCTGCGACCAGCACGACCCCCGCTGCGAGTATGCCCCTCATGGTCCCTCTCCCGGTGGTTCTGGCCCTCGGTGGGCCCTCGATGCGGCCCTGCTGAGCGCAAGCGAGACGCCGCACACGGCACCACCCACGCTGAAGCAACCCCCGCACCAGCCCCCCTGATCCCCAGCGATCCGCCCACCTTGAGGACGCACCGGACATCTGTTTAGTATCCCGCCCCCATGCCTGCGCCCCCCTGGAAGGTGGAGACCGGTGTCGACGCCGTGATCCACCGCTGGCTCGCGTCCGGCGCGGTCCGACCGTGCTTCACCGCCGACCGCGAGCTACCGCCTGTCGAGCCCCACCACGCCCCCTTCCCGGACGACCTCTCCCCTGCCCTGCGCGGCGCGCTCGAAGCCCGCGGCATCCAGCAGCTCTACGCCCACCAGGCCCAGGCCATCGCCGCGGCGCGCGCAGGCCGCCACGTCGTCGTCGCCACCCCGACCGCCAGCGGCAAGAGCCTCTGCTTCCATCTGCCGGTGCTCGAAGCCATCACCCGCGACCCGGGCGCGAGCGCCATCTACCTCTACCCGACCAAGGCTCTTTCCCGGGACCAGGAGGCGGGCGTCCACGCCCTCATCCGCGAGGCGGGCCTCAGCATCCCTGCCGTGGTCTACGACGGCGACACCCCTGGCGACGCCCGGCGCGCTGCCCGCGAGCGCAGCCCCATCGTCATGACCAACCCGGACATGCTCCACGCCGGGATCCTCCCGCACCACGCCCACTGGGCCCGCACCTTCCAGAAGCTCAAGTACGTCATCCTCGACGAGCTCCACACGTACCGCGGCGTCTTCGGCTCCAACGTCGCCCACGTCCTCGCGCGCCTCCAGCGCATCGCCGCCTTCCACGGCTCGACGCCCGCCTTCCTCTGCGCCACCGCCACCATCGGCAACCCCCGCGAGCACGCCGCCCGCATGCTCGGCGTGCCCGAAGGGGACCTCGAGATCGTCACCGAGTCCGGCGCCCCCCGCGGCGAACGCCGCTTCTTCCTCTTCAACCCCCCCGTGGTGAACGAAGAACTCGGCATCCGCGCCAGCACCCCCAAGAGCGCCGTCCGTCTCGCCGCCGATCTCGCCCGCGCCCGCGTCCCCACCATCATCTTCGGCCAGTCCCGCAACAGCGTGGAGATCATGCTCAAGTACCTCCGCGAGGAGGTCGGCAAGGAGGTCGGCGAGGACGCCATCATGGCCTACCGCGGCGGCTACCTCCCCGAGACCCGGCGCCGCGTCGAGCGCGGCCTGCGCGATGGCGAGATCCTCTGCGTCGTCGCTACCAGCGCCCTCGAGCTGGGCATCGACATCGGGGATCTCGACGCCGTGATCTGCGCCGGCTACCCCGGATCCATCGCCGAGACCTGGCAGCGCTTCGGCCGCGCCGGCCGCCGCGGCGAGCGCAGCGTCGCCGTGCTCTGCGCCTCCAGC is part of the Chondromyces crocatus genome and encodes:
- a CDS encoding DEAD/DEAH box helicase; this translates as MPAPPWKVETGVDAVIHRWLASGAVRPCFTADRELPPVEPHHAPFPDDLSPALRGALEARGIQQLYAHQAQAIAAARAGRHVVVATPTASGKSLCFHLPVLEAITRDPGASAIYLYPTKALSRDQEAGVHALIREAGLSIPAVVYDGDTPGDARRAARERSPIVMTNPDMLHAGILPHHAHWARTFQKLKYVILDELHTYRGVFGSNVAHVLARLQRIAAFHGSTPAFLCATATIGNPREHAARMLGVPEGDLEIVTESGAPRGERRFFLFNPPVVNEELGIRASTPKSAVRLAADLARARVPTIIFGQSRNSVEIMLKYLREEVGKEVGEDAIMAYRGGYLPETRRRVERGLRDGEILCVVATSALELGIDIGDLDAVICAGYPGSIAETWQRFGRAGRRGERSVAVLCASSAPVDQYLARNPELLLDSHAESARIDPGNTEILIQHLKCAAFELPFLMGERYAVLAPEDTTAALRFLVDHGVVHESGDRFHWATDAYPANHVSLRAIGWDNFVIIDKAHGRTIAELDWRSTPTMLHEQAIYQHDGEQYQVERLDYENHKAYVTRVVPDYFTQAMTNRKVAVLDESASASLGRAQAAWGEVSIVEKIVGYKKIKFYTHENAGYGDVRLPDIQKHTTSFWLTVPEALCEALGMGRPAAIEGLRGIARALETVSTIALMCDPRDIGQTLGDAEGAGQNGDRPPTGGHGPQPGYDPTLFLFDNAPGGIGLAERIYERREELLARARKLLTGCGCAAGCPLCVGAVEQTAGAVRKNATLGLIALILHQA
- a CDS encoding DUF4398 domain-containing protein: MTETKSAIGLAEEAGAAQSERAALHLRMAREQLYQARKLLEEGDDKQATAVLRHAKQDAQRSLQIARAQREQEQWDLKQAPQSKPVMGQQGR